The genomic stretch AGCGAGTCTAGAGACGAGTTGGCAAGCTTTTGCAGGTTAAAGCGCGATCGCGCCGGACGAATATCGAGAGGTGCCGTCATTGCAATATATCTCCAGACTTATGGCAGAGAACCGAGCGAGCTAATTAAACAGGCAAAGCAGGTAAAGATGAAGGCCTTCTCCGGCCCCCTCTCCCACCGGGAGAGGGGTTGGGGGAGAGGGAACGGCGGGCAGCGCCCTACAGAGATCTACACCCGCTTGATCTTCAGGCTGTCGAGGTACGCCTGAGGATCTTCGGGGTCGAAGGTAATGCCGTCGAAGAAGGTCTCAACTCCGCGAGAGGTGCTCTTGGGAATCATGGCTTCTTGGCCCAGGGCGGTGGCCGCTTCGCGCCAGAGGTCTTCGCGGTTGACCGCATCGACCCAGGCCTTGGTGTCGGTATCGGCGGGCAGCTTACCCCAGCGAATATTCTCAGTTAAGAACCACAGATCGTGGCTCTTGAAGGGGTAGGAGGCATTGTCAGCCCAGTATTTCTGCATCAAGTCGGGCAAATCTTCGACCCGGTCTGTGCCAAAGTCGAACTTCCCTTGGGAGCGATCGATGATGTCTTCAAAGGGCACGTTAAACCAGGCCCGTTCAGAGAGAATATTGCACATTTCCTCCTTGTTCTCAGGCTGATCACACCACATCGCGCCCTCTAGCACGCCCATCAGCAGCGCCTTAGCGGCCTTGGGATTAGCATCGACCCAGTCAGCCCGCATACCCAGAGCTTTCTCGGGGTGGTCTTTCCAGATTTCGCCCGTAGTCAGAGCGTTGTAGCCAATCTTTTGGTTCACCAATTGCAGGGGCCAGGGTTCGCCTACGCAGAAGGCATCCATATTGCCCACCTTGATGTTGGCCACCATCTGAGGCGGCGGCACCACAATGGTCGAGATATCTTGGTCAGGGTCAATGCCGCCAGCGGCTAGCCAGTAGCGCATCCACATGTCGTGAGTGCCACCGGGGAAGGTCACCGCTGCCTTGAGTTCTTTGCCTTCGGCCTTGCGCTTGGCAAACACTTCTTTGAGCGGGCTGCTGTCTTTGGTGACCTTAAGATCGAGGTAGTCGTTCGAGAGCGAGATGCCCTGGCCGTTGGTGTTGAGGCGGGCCAAAATGTACATCGGCACCTTTTTGCCGTCGGTGACAATACCCTCAGAGATCAGGTAGGGCATGGGGGTGAGAATGTGCGCCCCGTCGATGCCGCCGCCGCCAGAGCCCAGCACCAGGTTGTCGCGGGTGGTGCCCCAAGAGGCCTGCTTCTCGACCGATACGTCGGTCATGCCGTACTTATCAAAGAAGCCTTTGACCTTGGCGATGATCAGCGGGGCAGAGTCGGTTAGCGCAATAAAGCCCAGCTTGGCGGTAGTCGTTTCTGGGGCCTCGGCCGAGTTGGTGGGCGCTGCGGCTGGGGTATCTGACGAAACTGAGTCAGATTCCTGACTGCAAGCGTGGAGCAGCACAGTACCGGCTGCTGCGGTGCCGGCGGTCATCAAAAATCTACGGCGATTTAGTCGAGTCATAGTTGCGCTCACTCCAACGTTAGGCAATGCAATGAATTGGAAAAATGATCGGGTAGCGGCGTCTCACCGTTATAGTCGTCCCTAAGAAAACCTGAATCTCAACCCAAATTGCTGCTCACAGATGCCGGTGTTTAGCTCTCTATAGAATCAGAAATTGCCTAAACAAACTGTGGCAATGTTGGCAGAACAAACAAAAAATAGGTGATTGATTAGTAGGCTTTGGGCTAGGATTCGTCCCCAGGGCAGCCAAGCTCCAGGTTGGCTGCTGCAAAAAGAAGAACTTCTCTGTCTGGTTAAACCGTTTCGGCAAAGCAATGTTTAGGATTTACAAAGCCGTAGCTCCACGATTTTTGACTTATTAAAATACTGAGGGAAAAGCCGGCGTTTATGCGGTCTTACACTGCGGTATTTGAGATTAAATTATTCAAACTTTGCAACGTGTTTTGTATTTTTGGTTACGCTTTGTAGCAAGCCATCCTCTTATCGCATGAGCGACATGTAGGATTTGCATAATTCGCCGGGTAGGCCAGGTCTCAGCCCAGCGCTTACCATAACGACAGCCCAAGCTATGGGTTGAGGGTTATGTAGAGGGCTGCTCTAGGAGCGATCGCAACCATGGTGTTGCCAACGAAGTGGCGAATATTGCTGACGGTGCTACCGCTGACGGGCCTGTACGGGCTGGCTAAGGTGGCCGTACACCGCTTGAACTGGGAACCGTGGGCCTTTGACCCCCTCACTGGGTCGCTATTTGGGGCGGCAACTTTTGTGATTGCCTTTGTGCTCAACGGCACCTTAAGCGACTTTAAGGCCAGTGCCGATATGCCGGTGCAGGTGGCCAATGCCATCGAGGCCATTCAAGACAGCAATTTATTGGTGGCTAAGGCCAACGGAGAGTATGACCCTATCCCCCTAACTCAAAATCTGGTGGCTATTTTGCAGGCCACCCTCGACTGGCTAGAGCAAGAAAAACCCCAGGCTGCGATCGCTCCTGCCCTCGACCAGCTCAACGTCTCCCTGGTGGGGATGCTGCCCTACACCAGTGGCCCCATCATCAGCCGCACCCAGGCCGAACAGGCCAAAATTCGCCTGCTGCTCGCTTACATTGGCATCAATCGCGATACCGACTTTATCGGCCCGGCCTACGTGCTGCTAGAGCTATTTTTGGTGGGAGTCTTGTGCGCCCTGCTGCTAATTGGGGCTGCCAGCTTTAGCGAAACCCTAGTGGTGTCGTGCTTGCTGTTTACTGCCTTTACCTATTTGCTGCTGTTAATTCGCGATTTAGATAACCCATTTCAATACGATGGGCGATCGAGCGTTGATGCTGACCTGTCAATCCTGGCGGCCCTGCGCGATCGCCTCCAGCAAACCCTGGCACCGTAACGGCACCTTAAAAAGGACCGGGTATCTGACAGGCCGCCAACGCTGGCACCAGCTCAGATACCCGATCCCTCAGCCGAGACGCCTGAGTTGAGGAGTCTCGCCCTACAAAAATTTGTTGGCCATGCCGATCAGCCCGGCCATTTGACCCAGATCAACCTCGCCGGAGAGCACCTTTTGCAGCAGTCCGCCGCCCTGGCTGTTCGACCCTTTGACCAAAAATTGAGCGATCAGCGGGGTCAAGCTTCTGACCATGGCCGGATCGGCCCCGACCCGCTGGGCGATCGCGCTA from Leptolyngbya subtilissima AS-A7 encodes the following:
- a CDS encoding CmpA/NrtA family ABC transporter substrate-binding protein codes for the protein MTRLNRRRFLMTAGTAAAGTVLLHACSQESDSVSSDTPAAAPTNSAEAPETTTAKLGFIALTDSAPLIIAKVKGFFDKYGMTDVSVEKQASWGTTRDNLVLGSGGGGIDGAHILTPMPYLISEGIVTDGKKVPMYILARLNTNGQGISLSNDYLDLKVTKDSSPLKEVFAKRKAEGKELKAAVTFPGGTHDMWMRYWLAAGGIDPDQDISTIVVPPPQMVANIKVGNMDAFCVGEPWPLQLVNQKIGYNALTTGEIWKDHPEKALGMRADWVDANPKAAKALLMGVLEGAMWCDQPENKEEMCNILSERAWFNVPFEDIIDRSQGKFDFGTDRVEDLPDLMQKYWADNASYPFKSHDLWFLTENIRWGKLPADTDTKAWVDAVNREDLWREAATALGQEAMIPKSTSRGVETFFDGITFDPEDPQAYLDSLKIKRV